In Cydia amplana chromosome 13, ilCydAmpl1.1, whole genome shotgun sequence, the genomic stretch ACATTTTTGttacaatgaattttatttcTTCGAATATTCGTTCAAAGAAACATCCTATACTAAATTAGATTCAGAGTAGTTTTTACTGATTTTTAGATTAAATACATCTTAGACTCACCGTACAATTATTATTCGTcgaatattatgtatatatacgtcatctacaattctacatcaACTACAATCGTGCTATCCTCACTAACACATAGAATATTGGTTCAAAACCATTCAAAACTAGTTTTGAAACTACGGTTACATGTTTCGCCAAAGGGAATATAAGGATTAAACCAGTTACTTACGTAAAAGTAAACGAAAAGCCTTCATCGAGATTATTCTAGTCCAGTTACGTAAACGACCGAGAGGGTTCGTTGCCATTagtcataaaataatttaaatattatattttattaaaaaaaacacgactgcagtttaaaagcgagctgaaatactataaatattttttacataagtGTGAATATAAGTGTGCGGTTACGGTTAGggtcataaaactcataaacaGCCAACACTGTACAGTCAgataatttaatttcctacccTTTTTATACTTTGTCAGAGTGACAAGTATGAGGTCTCCTATTGAAGTttggttgtcactgtgacaaggtacactAAAAAGGtaggctaaaaaaaatattatttgactgtacctgcatattttatttcaattgcagTCGGGGGACCTTTACTTATGTAAGTATTGACTTTTCCCATTCAAAAGGTCCCCCGGCAGAAACCGAAATAAAATTATGCAGGTATAGTCATATTCCTAAGTATAACTTTCGCTTTtaatgtatacatttttgtgaCACAGTCTCGATCGCTGCTACATTTTAGTGATAAATAGACATCTgtgtagagtaagaccaaagaaagtctgcagcgctagattaaaagtagttttttttaaatcagtatacgacaacaccacagaaaatggattaaatagtcttgatacttgtgaaatttctaccatatttaccgtctatgaaaaaattaatttttatggtaaaataaatttcattccaacaataaagtgtcattcaatagaacttgctatgtaaacaaaagttactagtaaattgacattcactgtcaattttagtatggcggtttgtttacatagttagcaagttctatagaatgacactttagatgtaactattaatatgtagacatatactaatattgataaataatattgggagaatgtgacatttggcttcatgaaaattaataagcttttgtaatatccgcgacggcggtaaataggtacagagggcctaccgcgaacaccgaagttctcaatatgcgagcatctttctcttttactcacattaaggcgtaattagattgacagagaaattgcccgcaatttgcgaactaaagttttcggaaaaacgaaataaaccattaaaacaatacctaaacatatattaaaaataaattttaactttaactagtaggtacccatgccgtgagcataagcatggaggttgtgggttcgagctcaaaacccggctagtaccaacgagtttctcgaaatgttagaggaagttcataagtatgcctatacctattaggtgtgttcaatttgctgtgaaaccttagtctaaaccaatattatattatctaagtaggtacatatggtgaagtattaagatgtttcattccacttacccgtcatcaactccaaattttgtaaacattgtcgtttttcagcttgaatcgcctcgtgctgactttttacaagtgtaaaattattcgtcatgcggcaaagtaactcccgcacgccggttttgtaaggtttcaccatgtttattccgttcatcacaaaacacaacgaatatttaaacgattttgacaaacacataccatagtgcatgacgtttactgactgctaaaaaacattgccatatgtagttttttaattcgatgtcaaattattgcgctgcagactttctttggtttgactctagTAAGTAGGGGTTATTAAATGAATCTTCAATATTTcataaaagataatttatttaaacatttaagACTCTTATAGACTCTCTGAGAAGttacataaaaatatgtttaaagctaaattattgtacctatttacataataacgTTGAACAATGTCACTAACTTCATGCCCAGGATATAGAATGATTTGGTGCTAAAAACGAAATTATGAAAGTTACGCTCATAAAAACTTTTGCTAAACATTAGTGTCCTTTGTCTAAGTAAGAATTGTTATAGAATTTTTCTACGCCCGTatatacttttatttttcatttaaagggttgtgcacacatctttaaaaccctaccttgtagttgtcaagacaagtatttagtctattccccaaaaaagcatttgtacatacacgcagtatctttttggcactttttcgatacttcgtagaccacttaaaaaatattctatgaaatacattgttgccaaccttattttaaatgtcatctcttaCACtcacaaataagtgaaccatagacatgtttttttttaacttcattcatttaattccactagatgacatgaaaaatatttgttaaatttacaatttcatttcaaagtgcttgatcgtagaaaaaatattgtaggcaacgttgtttaactgagtcaaaaaatactcgtggcgtctttattatcaattttcggcttcgcctcaaattgttactcacgccactcgccttttttggcctctcttaaacaacggttgcataaaatactattatgtctCCCGGAACATGTAATACAAAATTTGTTCGCATCTGTCCAATTTCTTAGATAAATGTGGCTTTTGATCGTAAATATGCACGAAAATCGTTAAGTTTCATAGTTTCATTTAGTTTTACACAAACAGCTAGATTTTTGGCTAAATTTTCCGGAAAAATATGTGTATTTCCCGAGTATTTTAATGCTTAGATGTCATCCTAGTATTTTTACACTTAGATGCCATGTATTTCACGATCTTGAGTGATgtcatacctaataaataaggcTGTGTGTAACAACAAGCGTTTTGCAGCTAGGTATAATTACAAGTTCCCACTGAAACAGGAGACGCGGTGTCCGCTCTAAAATCATTCATCATGCCCGGACGCAAACGCAAATTGGCCATAAATTTtacgaaatctaaaaaaatataagtacctacattttttgaaGGCAACATTTCCAACAGTTTGTCAGTTATCATTAGATCATTCGACTTATGCAATTGTGCGTTGCTACTAGAAGATACGTTTAAGAGCGTGAAGTAATAATGTTAATTTAGTAAAATTTCAACGAATTACCTTTTTTAATTTCCCCCTAAAGGGATTCCTACTGATGCCCCACTGGAGTAAGTATAGCCTTTTTAAACCAGTCTGTAGGTTACCTCAAGGCTTGCCCTTAGGACCAACGATGTAAACATTCAAACAAATGAAttcattaatgaaaataaatgatttatgattatgatttattaaaaacatataataGTCGTTGTGCATTTACTATCGCGGTCGACTTCGTTCGTCTGACATCTCGAATTTATTAAAACGACAAAGTATTGACTACAAATACAATCgtagtaatatataattaaacattacaaaatttCGTACACGCTTCTCATGAAACGctaaaaatcgtattaaaaactcGAACATCAAACTACACAAACTCAAGCCATGATCTTACGCTAgtctaaatattaattttaatactataattataatatgtaattggCAACTTCCTTACAGTAATCTTCTTCTTAGAGACACGTAGGTTAGAATGAACACTCGAAGGTTACTCGATTTAATCTCCCTAATGTCTTTAGCAAATACTGTATTCCAAACATTTTCAATACCTGTTCACTTTCATTTGGCACTCGAATCTATATCACAGACACTTGACGATAGCTCTTCTTAAAAACTGCCAACCGGCAGCGGCACAGCACCTAATAATCCTTCCAATAAGACAGGATCACagaataataaatatacttCACTTTCCTTCGATCAcgcattataaaatataaatacataattgaaACTAACTTCTCCGAATTCACTAGACTAGTCGTTACTCCTTCAGCTACAAATCGTCTTTTTCACTTTCGTTTTTATCGAAACGACACAGATAGCTCTTGAAGTTATCTTGACCGAGTTTAGGATTGTGACCGATGAACTTACTTACTACAGTATTCTTAAACAATGTTTTAGATTGATTCAGTGACTCtagtttactttctatagaGAGTTTTCTCTTCTTGCTCTGGTTAGAAACACCGCTGAAGTCGAGGGAGTAGCTATGTTTGATCAGTTTCGGCTTCTTAGTGACTCGGAACTCTGTGAGGTTGTTGTCGTCTGGAGAGTCTGTAATATGTTCCTCGAAGGCTAGATTGCCGTAAACGTTTTTCATCATGCAGGTGACGTCGTCGAGCTTGCCCGTCGTCTCGCTGTCTTCGAACAGTCTCGAAGATCCGTAGTACTCCTGTTTCCTGCTGCTGCTGTCGTCTTCGTTCGTAGTCTCGACAGATCTTTCCGCATCTGAACAAGTTCTGTTTTCTTTAATCGTACACAGCTCTGTTTCCTTTAGCAAATTCCGCGTGGTCCCGTTATTTGTGACTTCTGAGGCCTCTTCGGCGATAACTACTTTTCTATTTTTAGGCTTTTTTAGGATGATTGACACGTTGATCTCTGAGCATTGCCGGGAAGAATCGTTTAGGCAGGACATTCTGTGGGCGGGGGACATTAGAGTATTGTCGTATCCTTTTTCCGTTTGAGAGAGTCCTCCTTTGCTATGATGGCCGAAGAAACGTTTGATGGACTGACGGAACTGTAAACAAAAAAGATTTGTGAAACAACGGaaaatatatgtcggcgacggatggtcccgatggcggtgggcgcgtgggggtagtacctagatatattacttcacagccaaaatagtaggtatgctaccaacgcatgaaataaacattcagactcgttacccatactagtgcctactatattttagtactaaattatcaaaacgaccaatcactattccaaaattatttgaatcaaaataaaaagatcacatgaaaccgttcaaatctttattttacaaaagtaagcttctaatggcacataagaaaccaaaataacacttggaataaaacacttagctaaacggttaaacaacgtgagaatctataagctttcagaataatccttcaggtgtaagccttcaggaacgtagcgaattaggcacgagcttggctaacgtccgatctctagcgcggtccgatcaagaagaaggaagccagttccagcggcggagccaaccgctcccgcctccaattcaagttggtaaacctgcctgaccagtctaccaacataacgacaaaaatgcctgctcgtgcctacgttcactcaagatactcctcttgacgttccaaagccttctacctgtcatcttagttcaataatacgccaatagacgGTGGCGCcactcactacgcaactttactaTTTCGTCACAAGCAAACAATAcgcagccaaacattgctaatcgacttttacaggagtctaactatgaactgtaatgctgcaatacgtctttctggtgtctcgctccgacacggccgtcctgcgctacacacgtcctcgtgtgtgggtgtatgcatttgatactgaaacaaaatactcagcacagtatctcatcgctcggtcattcctgaccaacaatttgggtctcactcaaattactattaaaatcaaactttgttatcaatcaaaccagaaaaaaaaaaattgttcaaaattactttaacaatcctcaattctataatcaaaaatcgagcaacgactaaataaaaataatcatcagtaatcatcgccacTATCTAatggatacactccaataatcatcgcctccatctggcggatactctcaaatttatgtgaaaacagaacaatcccaaacatcaaaaacacaaatcacaacagctctaattcatagctcgacagtatcactactattgtcgtaaatatcaatttacggggaaattatctggcataaaaaaaattggtcctatgtaatctaaatttttgtaagacatcttaaaataaataagattctgaattgatacttccaattttactcatatgaacacagtacataaacgggaattcattttttaacaaaacaacaccagtccttcggtgcattgccagtccttcggcagataccagaccctcgtcagaagtaaccatctcagctgcgtaagtgctactcctcgcaaagagcattctgcacataaaaagcagaccacgtgcacctcttacatgctccggcacttctgatgcggtcactaaacaatacccagtccatcgggcatactttcagtccatcgaaagcaaaacagtattgcccagtacatcgggcgtgccttcagtccatcgaaagcaaaacagtagtacccagtccatcgggcgtactctcagtccttcgaaagtacaagctttcagtccgtcgaaagcaaaacaatgttaacagtgaattccaaaaaaagaaaacaagaacaggtctttaaatcatgttactcagaaccattggtactatcagcgtcaactgatcaactgaaactgaacattactgatcaaaatcactaaagatagctttcttccttagctttaacaacagaaactcgctcaagacttctatgcagaagtaaaacatctcaaaataatcccaacgaaatgggaactgctcaccagcttaataaagtatgatgcacgcgaccaagtcaaaggtggtggtggtgaggtccaacccatgcACGGAGGCCGATCCCTTCCGCCCGCCGCTGCCGCCGCTGCGGCAGACTGCAAGAGACACTATGCGGCTCAACACAGCCGGCTgccactgaaatcatcatttgcacggtatcaggtttatcatgtatgcaggctaaactcaaaaggtttaggaaatgcaaggtagcggacacaaaaaaacatgtttccaatgtatacgggacttcaaaaatctcagaataaaatttaaacttcaatgagtgcgttttctttcattctatgaacaaacaaacacgtgttccaaaaataagtaacaaggtaaaaatgggccaatacgaaaagtgacagcttattagttacgttcgactgttatgcttcgccattacactcaaaataaaattcactaataaacaattagaacgaaacctgtccttttatttccaaatctccagcacagaagatactgcacagccgcctctgtatcacgggcgcaatggcgtccgcaagctcgctcggctccggctgcaggacactgtaacattaattttcatatgcgtagctcatgtttccatagtatacacgatttgtgatctatcacggcattacgagcaataatttgtcgcaattttattaattactaaacattacagggtaaagattacataatgcttgcattggcaaatcagcaggatcaatttctaacggtgcattgtatttttatgaaaaaaaaaaatattttttgagggtagatgcacaagtgagcgatgaaataatatcacgtcgcgacagccaatatttgattttaattaacaatatggatttcacatcaaaataacttaagatcacttagatttcaacggattttaaaaattaattgtattttcaaatcaattattgagggtagattcacaagtgagcgatgaaataatatcacgtcgtgatagctaatacttggttttaattaacagtatggatttcaaatcaaaataactcgagatcgcctcgatctaaatggattacaaaaattaattgtaaagaaacgcggcgataccagagatgacgtcacgtaacgaccgctatgctcgactgcctcaatcataattcacaatttcacaataattctcaccaaataacaatgaattacactcaccattcaatcaaggttagacacgtgagcttaccattacaaagtgtccagattatggaatgtaggtcaccagaaatacaccacgctcccaggtggctgtgtaagcaatacatgaaactccgcatctatcccacttgctgatgtcggcgacggatggtcccgatggcggtgggcgcgtgggggtagtacctagatgtattacttcacagccaaaatagtaggtatgctaccaacgcatgaaataaacattcagactcgttacccatactagtgcctactatattttagtactaaattatcaaaacgaccaatcactattccaaaattatttgaatcaaaataaaaagatcacatgaaaccgttcaaatctttattttacaaaagtaagcttctaatggcacataagaaaccaaaataacacttggaataaaacacttagctaaacggttaaacaacgtgagaatctataagctttcagaataatccttcaggtgtaagccttcaggaacgtagcgaattaggcacgagcttggctaacgtccgatctctagcgcggtccgatcaagaagaaggaagccagttccagcggcggagccaaccgctcccgcctccaattcaagttggtaaacctgcctgaccagtctaccaacataacgacaaaaatgcctgctcgtgcctacgttcactcaagatactcctcttgacgttccaaagccttctacctgtcatcttagttcaataatacgccaatagacgGTGGCGCcactcactacgcaactttactaTTTCGTCACAAGCAAACAATAcgcagccaaacattgctaatcgacttttacaggagtctaactatgaactgtaatgctgcaatacgtctttctggtgtctcgctccgacatatatatattagcaGGGGTCGAGTGAGGTTATTGTTACCTGAGTATTCATTCCGACGTAGATTAGAGGGTCGTAGCAAATGGAACTTTTAGCGACGAGTGCCGGTATGACCCCCACTCCCGGCGAAATCTGAAAGGAAAATAGCCTTTAGTGAGTGCCACTTTTAACAGCCACAACAATGCTTCGGAATCTTCGATGaatttttgtttgttgtttatgGAGCTTAAATAATATCGCTGAC encodes the following:
- the LOC134653335 gene encoding parapinopsin-like isoform X1, translating into MTSFPVNWNDTLVQPFDEGFPLLMPRWGYVASAFVLFLIGFFGFFLNLMVIVLMYKDRQLWTPLNIILFNLVCSDFSVSVLGNPFTLISSLFHRWIFGHTMCVLYGFFMALLGIASITTLTVLSFERYMLVTRPFSSHHLSSKGAVVAIVFIWSYSLALTTPPLMGWGNYVNEAANISCSVNWHEQSMNTLTYILFLFAMGQIVPSIIITFSYVNIVRTLKNNSQRLGRVSRAETKVTGMVFVMIIAFTIAWTPYSVFALMEQFATNGIISPGVGVIPALVAKSSICYDPLIYVGMNTQFRQSIKRFFGHHSKGGLSQTEKGYDNTLMSPAHRMSCLNDSSRQCSEINVSIILKKPKNRKVVIAEEASEVTNNGTTRNLLKETELCTIKENRTCSDAERSVETTNEDDSSSRKQEYYGSSRLFEDSETTGKLDDVTCMMKNVYGNLAFEEHITDSPDDNNLTEFRVTKKPKLIKHSYSLDFSGVSNQSKKRKLSIESKLESLNQSKTLFKNTVVSKFIGHNPKLGQDNFKSYLCRFDKNESEKDDL
- the LOC134653335 gene encoding opsin-VA-like isoform X2, coding for MCVLYGFFMALLGIASITTLTVLSFERYMLVTRPFSSHHLSSKGAVVAIVFIWSYSLALTTPPLMGWGNYVNEAANISCSVNWHEQSMNTLTYILFLFAMGQIVPSIIITFSYVNIVRTLKNNSQRLGRVSRAETKVTGMVFVMIIAFTIAWTPYSVFALMEQFATNGIISPGVGVIPALVAKSSICYDPLIYVGMNTQFRQSIKRFFGHHSKGGLSQTEKGYDNTLMSPAHRMSCLNDSSRQCSEINVSIILKKPKNRKVVIAEEASEVTNNGTTRNLLKETELCTIKENRTCSDAERSVETTNEDDSSSRKQEYYGSSRLFEDSETTGKLDDVTCMMKNVYGNLAFEEHITDSPDDNNLTEFRVTKKPKLIKHSYSLDFSGVSNQSKKRKLSIESKLESLNQSKTLFKNTVVSKFIGHNPKLGQDNFKSYLCRFDKNESEKDDL